CGTGTTGGTCGTGATCACAAACGCACCCTGCTCCCGTGTATCCGCCCAGTGCTTGAGGATGCCGTGACCCGTATGCGGTGGGGTGTGTCGGCTGAGCTGCAGTCGGTGGGCAAACCAGCCCCACGCCAGTTCGGGGTCTTTGCAAAACGCATGGGGGGATTCCAACTCGGCCAACTCCCGTGGCCAACCGGAGAAGGCGTTCGATGCATCCAACGCCTGTAACACCGCGTTTCCGTCCATCACTCCAGAGTCGGCATTCATGCCCGCACCCGCACCGATCACGAGTCCTTCTGCCTTAGCTATTTCGCGTGCCGCCCAAATCCAGGGATCGAATCTGTCCATTCCACTCATGTTCGGTGAGCATCCAAATCCGGCACTTGACTGGCAACTCCCAAAGCCTGAAAAAAGCGCTCGCTCGACATGCCATGGACCGCGATGCGTTTGTGCCGGGAGGTAGATCCCGCAACCAAATCGAGAGCCGAACGCGGACATCCCGTCTGTTTGCTCAAAAATCGCAGCAGTGCCTTGTTGGCTTTGCCATCTTCCGGCACCGCGCGCACCTTCACCTTCAGCTCACCCGCTTCCCACCCGATCACCTCGTCCCGGCTCGCGTTCGGAACCGCTCGAACTGGAAGCATCCATTCCGCTGTCGCATCAAGAGTCGTCACCTCTCCACTTTCGCAGCCTCACTGCATCGTGGTAAAGTCAAAACTCAGACCGCCCGACCACTCCCATTCGATGCAATTAGGCGAAATCCGAAGGAAATCTTTGTCGGATATCGCGAAGAAGCTCTGCTCATGATGAAATAGGGCAAATCAACCCCATCCCGGGATGTCTTTCCCCACCTTACGCCTCTACCATCCGATTGAAAGATTTTCAATTCTTTTGCGAAC
This DNA window, taken from Puniceicoccaceae bacterium, encodes the following:
- a CDS encoding DUF167 domain-containing protein, with amino-acid sequence MLPVRAVPNASRDEVIGWEAGELKVKVRAVPEDGKANKALLRFLSKQTGCPRSALDLVAGSTSRHKRIAVHGMSSERFFQALGVASQVPDLDAHRT